In Seonamhaeicola sp. S2-3, the genomic window GTCGTATTGTTCAGCCATACTCATTGTTATTCCGTTGCTTTCGGCAAACTCGGTATATTTAGGATTGCAGTATTGAAACCCTCTATCTGAGTGATGAATAAGCTTTTGTTTAGGATATTTTCTATTTTTAATAGCCATAGCAAGCGCCTCTGTACAAAGCGATGTTCTCATATGATTATCGAGTTTATAGCCCATAATTTGCTTAGAATAGGCGTCTGTGACTAAAGCTAGATAGTTGTGCCCATTTTCTGTTTTAATGTATGTTATATCGCTAACCCAAAGTTGTTCTGGTCGAGTAGGAACGTGGTCTTTTACCAGGTTCTTATATTTTTTGTACATATGGTTTGAGTTTGTAGTTGTGATGTAATTTTTAGTTTTAGGAATCAAAAGATTATTTAGCCTAAGGAAGCGATAGAACTTGTCTCTACCAATTTTAATATCAGCGTTTATAAAGTCCTGTTTTAGTTCTTTATGTAGCTTAATTCCACCAGTTTTAGAGCCTACTTTTTTACGGTAGTCCTTGACCATTTTCATTAGCTTCTGATGGTCTACTTCTTGTTTTTGTTGGGTTTTGAGTCTTTTGTAAAAGGCTTGTTTAGATATCCCAAAACATCCATAGAGCCATTTTCTTTTATACGCTGTTTTTTCTTTAGCTCTATCTCTTTTGCTAATGTTTTGGGCAATGACTTTTTTGACATATCAACGCCTGTAATAAGTTCCATATCCGCGATAATGTCTTGTTGGAAGTCTTTTTGAAACTCAAGTTCTTCAATCTTTTCCTTTAACTTTTTAATTTCATCGTTTTTACTCATACCTGTATTTTGTTGTACTAAGGTACTGTATTTTCTTAACCAATAGGAAATGGTTGTTCTGGGGACGTCGTATTTTTTAGAAGCTTGGTTGTTGGATAGTTGACCGTTTAGGATTTGGTCAACGACTAAAAGTTTGGTTTCTAAAGTGGCTTTTTGGTA contains:
- a CDS encoding IS3 family transposase, with product MSKQAFYKRLKTQQKQEVDHQKLMKMVKDYRKKVGSKTGGIKLHKELKQDFINADIKIGRDKFYRFLRLNNLLIPKTKNYITTTNSNHMYKKYKNLVKDHVPTRPEQLWVSDITYIKTENGHNYLALVTDAYSKQIMGYKLDNHMRTSLCTEALAMAIKNRKYPKQKLIHHSDRGFQYCNPKYTEFAESNGITMSMAEQYDPYENAVAERINRTLKYEYGLKQTIKNTDLAQKMTEQAVYIYNNLRTHFSLDLRKPAEVHLNPNIKYKSYRKNNVNLPELTI
- a CDS encoding helix-turn-helix domain-containing protein is translated as MKTQNEHWRKKSYQKATLETKLLVVDQILNGQLSNNQASKKYDVPRTTISYWLRKYSTLVQQNTGMSKNDEIKKLKEKIEELEFQKDFQQDIIADMELITGVDMSKKSLPKTLAKEIELKKKQRIKENGSMDVLGYLNKPFTKDSKPNKNKK